A single window of Rubripirellula lacrimiformis DNA harbors:
- a CDS encoding CehA/McbA family metallohydrolase domain-containing protein, which yields MASVVFKPEQVAAEDESCKFVANPRLAPTAAGQPNQHHRGLAILIGLAATLSMGTMMAQPCQAAGGVLNLTVHDEETGDPTITRVEIFRLEQPDKPMKIRKSVPAGMGVVLDRSLELSLPDGGYQFRMIRGPEYRIITGNFSLEKASLDEHNVDLPRMVNMRSKGWTSGDACVTASPNSLPLRMVSEDLHLAAVMGHVDAKPIPRRDRDDPPIIDPMWIRDDVATHDGLAFYGLDPNQHPPSESIPSQWIAATSDQSDVQIAIENPFAWALPIWLASERIDGFFVLGDWLRLDRKVLSVRSGQQTQSLVKGTHHAVGRWAEQIYWKLLDAGFRIAPLAGSGDDSGLSPIGYNRLYVAEPLESYNEDAELEANPVQSETNWWRSAWAGQSVATNGPMLRPVLAGKIPGHVFHATTGEALEMHPEVRLATRDPVDYLEVIQNGQVHYKARLDEFAKAGGIIPPLLIKESSWVMMRVVTLHDDHYRIATSAPWYIDFDGHRRVTTDAVLFFQKWQSDYEERLKRLPPTELAKHIPYVKAAREFWNQRLSLQVASQP from the coding sequence ATGGCGAGTGTAGTTTTCAAGCCTGAACAAGTCGCCGCCGAGGACGAAAGTTGCAAGTTCGTTGCCAACCCCCGATTGGCTCCGACCGCCGCCGGACAACCGAACCAGCATCACCGCGGGCTGGCCATCCTTATCGGCCTGGCTGCGACGCTTTCGATGGGCACCATGATGGCCCAGCCATGCCAGGCCGCCGGTGGCGTCCTGAACTTGACCGTTCACGACGAAGAAACGGGCGATCCGACCATCACCCGGGTCGAAATCTTTCGGTTGGAACAACCCGACAAACCGATGAAGATTCGAAAGTCGGTGCCGGCCGGGATGGGTGTGGTGCTGGACCGATCGTTGGAACTTTCGCTGCCCGACGGCGGCTACCAGTTCCGAATGATTCGCGGCCCCGAGTATCGGATCATCACAGGAAACTTTTCACTCGAAAAAGCCAGCCTGGACGAACACAACGTCGATCTGCCACGCATGGTCAACATGCGATCCAAGGGATGGACCAGCGGGGATGCCTGCGTCACGGCATCCCCCAATAGCCTGCCGCTTCGGATGGTTTCCGAAGACCTGCACCTAGCCGCCGTGATGGGCCACGTCGACGCCAAGCCGATCCCCCGCCGCGATCGCGATGACCCACCCATCATCGATCCCATGTGGATTCGCGACGATGTTGCCACGCACGATGGTTTGGCGTTTTATGGCCTGGATCCCAATCAGCACCCGCCGTCTGAATCCATCCCCAGCCAGTGGATCGCTGCGACGTCGGACCAATCCGATGTACAGATCGCGATCGAGAACCCTTTCGCCTGGGCGCTACCGATCTGGCTAGCCAGCGAACGAATCGATGGATTCTTTGTGCTGGGGGACTGGCTTCGTCTGGATCGAAAGGTCTTGTCCGTTCGCAGCGGGCAGCAAACGCAAAGCCTGGTCAAAGGCACGCACCATGCGGTGGGACGTTGGGCCGAACAGATCTATTGGAAACTACTAGACGCCGGGTTTCGGATCGCTCCGCTTGCCGGCAGCGGTGACGATTCGGGTCTGTCACCGATTGGTTACAACCGGCTATATGTTGCCGAACCGTTGGAATCGTACAACGAAGACGCTGAACTGGAAGCAAACCCGGTCCAAAGCGAAACGAATTGGTGGCGGTCCGCATGGGCTGGGCAAAGCGTCGCCACCAACGGTCCGATGCTGCGTCCGGTCTTGGCTGGCAAGATTCCCGGGCATGTCTTTCACGCCACCACCGGCGAAGCTTTGGAGATGCATCCCGAAGTGCGGTTGGCGACGCGAGATCCGGTCGACTATTTGGAGGTGATCCAGAATGGCCAGGTCCATTATAAGGCCAGGCTGGATGAGTTTGCGAAAGCCGGCGGCATCATTCCTCCACTGCTGATCAAAGAAAGCAGCTGGGTCATGATGCGAGTGGTCACACTGCATGACGACCATTATCGCATCGCAACCAGCGCCCCCTGGTACATCGATTTTGATGGACATCGCCGGGTCACCACCGACGCGGTGCTGTTCTTTCAAAAGTGGCAAAGCGATTACGAGGAAAGACTCAAACGCCTGCCACCGACCGAGTTGGCAAAGCACATTCCCTACGTGAAAGCGGCTCGAGAATTCTGGAATCAGCGGTTATCGCTTCAGGTCGCCAGCCAGCCCTAG
- a CDS encoding DUF58 domain-containing protein has protein sequence MRPEVTGRIRRLELTARRVVEGFLSGMHRSPYFGQSIEFLQHRNYTAGDEIRHIDWKVYARQDKLHIKQYEEETNLRLTLLVDRSASMAYGEGESNKFDYSASIAASLAYLALRQKDACGLFTFDTEVRASVPAKSNQQQLTRILTMLDSVGADGRTDLTRVAKQIAQGIPKRGVVVVVSDLLGVDNLRAGLQVLRRRGHDVVLFHVLHDDELDFEFSGSTRFEGLEGDDFLNCNPRALRDGYLEALNQFLDQTKKACGRLSIDYVQVRTSEPLDAVLAKFLAARNSLPKLKK, from the coding sequence TTGCGTCCTGAGGTAACTGGGCGAATACGTCGACTGGAGTTGACGGCTCGCCGCGTGGTCGAAGGCTTTTTGTCGGGGATGCACCGCAGCCCGTACTTTGGTCAATCGATCGAATTCCTACAGCACCGCAACTACACCGCCGGTGACGAGATTCGTCACATCGATTGGAAGGTGTACGCGCGCCAAGACAAACTGCATATCAAACAGTACGAAGAGGAAACCAATCTTCGACTGACGTTGTTGGTCGACCGCAGTGCATCGATGGCCTACGGCGAAGGAGAATCGAACAAGTTCGATTATTCCGCGTCGATCGCCGCATCGCTTGCCTATCTGGCGCTTCGTCAAAAAGACGCCTGTGGGTTGTTCACCTTCGATACCGAAGTCCGTGCATCGGTTCCGGCCAAAAGCAACCAACAGCAACTGACGCGGATCCTGACGATGCTGGACAGCGTCGGTGCCGACGGCCGAACCGATCTAACACGGGTCGCCAAGCAGATCGCCCAGGGGATTCCCAAACGCGGTGTCGTCGTGGTCGTCTCGGATCTGTTGGGGGTCGACAACCTTCGCGCCGGACTGCAAGTGCTGCGTCGTCGCGGTCACGACGTGGTGCTATTCCACGTGCTGCACGACGACGAACTGGACTTTGAATTCAGCGGGTCCACACGATTCGAAGGACTCGAAGGCGACGACTTTCTAAACTGCAACCCACGCGCTCTTCGCGACGGTTATTTAGAAGCCCTGAACCAGTTCCTGGACCAGACCAAGAAAGCGTGCGGTCGGCTGTCGATTGATTACGTCCAGGTGCGGACCAGCGAACCACTGGATGCCGTGCTGGCCAAATTCCTAGCGGCAAGAAACTCGCTGCCCAAACTGAAAAAATAG
- a CDS encoding arylsulfatase — protein sequence MRHSVILLFWLVTTGIYAANRPNIVYVLSDDMGFSDIGCYGSEIPTPHLDSLAHDGIRYTQFYNTGRCCPTRASMLTGLYPHQAGIGHMMDDRGLDGYRGELNRNCVTIAEALKPAGYRTYMSGKWHVTSRIDPKSDADKANWPRQRGFDRFYGTIHGAGSFFDPNTLTRDNEYISPFADPLYTPDQMANGTFYYTDAIADHAVKYVHDHHQSHGDQPFFLYVAFTAAHWPMHALEKDIAKHTGKYDAGYDAIRDARYARMLSLGLIRESNTVNFPISDRAKPDMFWQWDKRNMEVYAAMIDSMDQGVGRIVDALKGTGQFDNTLICFLQDNGGCAEGYGRGGVGSARIQPPSMTPLSDDYLQPHMTPKQSRDGYPMRTGKGAMAGPADTAIGYGEAWATVSNTPFREYKHFVHEGGIATPLIAHWPDQIKRAGQWDSTPGHLIDLMATAIDVSGATYPKTFHGGNAIKPMEGKSLVPTFAGKTIDRDAIYWEHEGNRAIRVGDDKLVAKGAKGKWELYDIATDRSEQNDLSEQKPELVKTLAAKWQAYAERANVLPLTPNRPGAAKKH from the coding sequence ATGCGACATTCAGTCATCCTGTTGTTTTGGCTTGTGACCACGGGAATCTACGCGGCCAATCGACCCAATATCGTCTATGTCTTGTCAGACGATATGGGGTTTTCGGACATCGGGTGCTACGGCAGCGAGATCCCAACGCCTCATCTGGATTCGTTGGCCCACGATGGGATCCGCTACACACAGTTTTACAACACAGGCCGTTGTTGTCCCACGCGGGCAAGTATGTTGACCGGGTTGTATCCGCATCAAGCGGGTATTGGCCACATGATGGATGATCGCGGATTGGATGGCTATCGCGGCGAATTGAATCGCAACTGCGTGACGATCGCCGAAGCGTTGAAACCGGCCGGGTACCGAACCTACATGTCCGGCAAGTGGCATGTGACCAGCAGAATTGACCCCAAGTCGGATGCCGACAAAGCCAACTGGCCTCGCCAACGCGGTTTTGATCGGTTCTATGGGACCATTCATGGTGCCGGAAGCTTCTTCGATCCGAATACGTTAACCCGAGACAACGAATACATTTCGCCGTTTGCCGATCCGTTGTACACGCCCGATCAAATGGCCAACGGAACCTTTTATTACACCGATGCAATCGCCGACCATGCGGTCAAGTATGTGCACGATCACCATCAATCCCATGGCGATCAACCGTTCTTTCTGTATGTCGCGTTCACCGCAGCGCATTGGCCGATGCACGCATTGGAAAAGGATATCGCCAAACACACCGGGAAATATGACGCCGGTTACGACGCGATTCGTGACGCTCGGTATGCTCGGATGCTATCGCTTGGCCTGATTCGTGAATCGAATACCGTCAACTTTCCAATCTCGGATCGCGCCAAACCAGATATGTTCTGGCAGTGGGACAAACGAAACATGGAAGTCTATGCAGCGATGATCGACAGCATGGACCAAGGCGTCGGACGCATCGTCGACGCGCTCAAAGGGACCGGTCAGTTCGACAATACGCTGATCTGTTTTCTGCAGGACAACGGGGGCTGTGCAGAAGGCTATGGCCGGGGCGGTGTTGGATCGGCGCGAATCCAGCCGCCATCGATGACCCCGTTGTCGGACGACTATCTACAGCCGCACATGACGCCCAAGCAATCGCGAGATGGTTACCCCATGCGAACCGGCAAGGGAGCGATGGCGGGACCCGCCGATACGGCGATCGGATATGGCGAGGCTTGGGCGACCGTGTCCAACACCCCGTTTCGCGAATACAAACACTTCGTCCACGAAGGCGGCATCGCGACTCCGCTGATCGCCCACTGGCCGGATCAAATCAAACGTGCCGGTCAATGGGATTCAACCCCCGGCCACCTGATCGATTTGATGGCGACCGCGATCGATGTTTCCGGGGCGACCTATCCCAAAACTTTTCATGGCGGCAACGCAATCAAGCCAATGGAAGGCAAAAGCCTTGTGCCGACCTTCGCAGGAAAGACGATTGATCGCGATGCCATCTATTGGGAACACGAAGGCAACCGAGCGATCCGAGTTGGCGATGATAAATTGGTTGCCAAGGGAGCCAAAGGAAAGTGGGAACTTTACGACATCGCGACCGATCGCAGCGAACAGAATGATCTCAGCGAGCAGAAGCCCGAGTTGGTCAAAACGCTGGCGGCCAAGTGGCAAGCCTACGCGGAACGCGCCAACGTGTTGCCGCTAACTCCGAATCGTCCAGGTGCGGCGAAGAAACACTGA
- a CDS encoding vWA domain-containing protein, translating into MNESASTPMANDTRQIIYEFARAATLEGWWVWALLVASIAAAMWICIRYYRRDVAELSPSLRWGLIALRIGTLAALVFFFFDLQRRAQRLVTRPSEVVVLVDTSQSMSLPSGSSATSVGTQNRSQRVQQLLGDTDLLDDLSSEHRVSVYGFGGDSEPRLLESIGSVSDGQKPTTDTADRSGPSTFAHLGIALISLGIVLAVLSLLIGAAGRGTFVGPWILASAATLIPGIVILGAAYCVDTERSLAEIVGVAGQESESSEVLPDDQPETPEPIRVTDWNEAIAAADAESRIGDAVRGVLTDHDPATLAGIILFTDGQSNGGSDPGAAIASARRSEVAVYPIGLGSSDAPTNIRVVDLDAPRRVYPGDKFAITAVLQASGSKPLEIEVQLLDGLDSPADDSQNRGADGKISPPGDVVQSQKVKVNNDGTLTGIRFELEPESVGRRRLAVRVVAPTEDRNDRDDIRDARYEVVARKLKVLAIAGGPTREYRFVRNLLHRDKSIELDAWLQTGQTGMSQDANRLLMSFPQTAEELFQYDAIAMFDPDWTAIQPEQLDLLDRWLSQQAGGMVLVAGPVYHPLWIRRQTDPRVSRIRGFFPVNLSTQSPLLSGGRQGGQTPWPPQFTPEARRAEFFWIAETPESSFEVWDDFDGVYDYVDAKSAKPGAKVYSYFSDPTTEIAGSLPIYQASQFYGAGRIYFQGSGEMWRLRGESDAYFDSYYTKLIRWVSEGRLLRDSNRGILLIDSSRAMVGDTITVRAVLSDEQFEPLDVPEVQAKLLAPSGRIDDLRLLPLKGEPRAGTYGGRFVVREAGSYEIRLTLGDALDEQVLRQSVQVRLPTIELERPRRNDAELTQFASTTGGVFLPMNDDTSDESIRAELIGSIRPQPQTTILPGTPDVDFGERRNVVLMWLIATMLTMEWVTRRLHRLA; encoded by the coding sequence ATGAACGAGTCCGCTTCAACGCCGATGGCAAATGACACACGTCAAATCATTTACGAATTCGCTCGCGCCGCGACTCTAGAAGGTTGGTGGGTCTGGGCATTGCTGGTCGCGTCAATCGCTGCGGCGATGTGGATCTGCATTCGCTACTATCGCCGCGACGTCGCTGAACTTTCCCCTTCGCTGCGGTGGGGATTGATCGCTCTTCGGATCGGCACTCTGGCGGCACTCGTGTTCTTTTTCTTTGATCTCCAGCGGCGGGCTCAGCGATTGGTCACTCGGCCCAGCGAGGTCGTGGTGCTGGTCGACACCAGTCAAAGCATGTCTTTGCCATCGGGTTCATCAGCGACATCGGTGGGTACCCAAAACCGGTCCCAGCGGGTCCAACAATTGCTTGGCGATACCGATTTATTGGACGATCTGTCGTCCGAACACCGCGTCAGTGTGTATGGATTCGGTGGTGATTCAGAACCGCGTCTGTTGGAATCGATCGGATCCGTCAGCGACGGCCAAAAACCGACCACGGACACGGCCGATCGATCCGGCCCATCCACTTTCGCTCATCTGGGCATCGCGTTGATCAGCCTTGGCATTGTCTTGGCGGTGCTTTCGCTATTGATCGGCGCCGCCGGTCGTGGCACGTTCGTCGGCCCCTGGATTCTGGCCAGCGCCGCAACCTTGATACCGGGAATTGTGATCTTAGGCGCGGCCTACTGCGTCGATACCGAGCGATCGTTGGCAGAAATCGTCGGCGTCGCTGGACAGGAATCCGAATCGTCCGAGGTGCTGCCCGACGACCAACCGGAAACACCAGAGCCGATTCGCGTCACGGATTGGAACGAAGCGATTGCCGCCGCGGATGCGGAAAGCCGGATCGGCGACGCTGTTCGCGGCGTGTTGACCGATCATGATCCGGCGACACTTGCCGGAATCATCCTGTTCACCGACGGCCAAAGCAACGGTGGCAGCGATCCCGGCGCAGCAATCGCATCAGCAAGACGCAGCGAAGTCGCGGTCTATCCGATTGGCCTGGGCAGCAGCGATGCCCCCACCAATATCCGCGTCGTCGATTTGGATGCACCGCGTCGTGTTTACCCGGGCGACAAGTTTGCCATCACAGCGGTCTTGCAGGCCAGCGGATCCAAGCCACTGGAAATCGAAGTGCAACTATTGGACGGGCTAGATAGTCCCGCCGACGACAGCCAAAATCGCGGTGCCGATGGCAAGATTTCGCCGCCTGGCGATGTCGTGCAGTCGCAAAAAGTAAAAGTCAACAACGACGGCACACTGACCGGCATTCGATTCGAACTGGAACCGGAATCGGTTGGCCGGCGACGATTGGCCGTGCGAGTCGTGGCGCCAACCGAGGACCGTAATGATCGCGACGATATCCGAGACGCGCGTTACGAAGTCGTCGCACGGAAACTCAAGGTATTAGCGATCGCAGGTGGCCCGACCCGCGAGTATCGGTTTGTCCGAAACCTGCTGCACCGCGACAAATCCATTGAACTGGACGCTTGGCTGCAAACCGGTCAAACCGGGATGAGCCAAGATGCCAACCGGTTACTGATGTCGTTCCCCCAGACGGCCGAAGAACTTTTCCAGTACGATGCGATCGCCATGTTCGACCCGGACTGGACCGCGATCCAGCCCGAACAACTGGACCTGCTGGACCGCTGGCTGAGCCAACAAGCCGGCGGCATGGTGTTGGTCGCTGGCCCGGTCTATCACCCACTTTGGATCCGCCGCCAAACCGATCCACGCGTCTCGCGAATCCGCGGTTTCTTTCCGGTCAATCTATCCACCCAATCGCCTCTGCTTTCTGGTGGACGCCAAGGCGGGCAAACACCGTGGCCGCCACAGTTCACCCCCGAGGCTCGTCGAGCCGAGTTTTTCTGGATCGCGGAAACGCCGGAATCCAGTTTCGAAGTGTGGGACGATTTCGATGGCGTGTACGACTACGTCGATGCCAAAAGCGCCAAACCGGGTGCCAAGGTCTACAGCTATTTCAGCGACCCGACCACTGAGATTGCCGGTTCATTGCCGATCTATCAAGCGTCCCAATTTTACGGCGCCGGCCGAATCTATTTCCAAGGTAGCGGCGAGATGTGGCGATTGCGTGGTGAAAGCGACGCCTATTTCGACAGCTACTACACCAAACTGATCCGATGGGTCAGCGAAGGGCGTTTGCTGCGTGACAGCAACCGCGGGATCCTGTTGATCGATTCGTCGCGTGCGATGGTCGGGGACACGATCACAGTCCGCGCGGTGTTGTCGGACGAACAGTTCGAACCGTTGGATGTCCCCGAAGTTCAAGCCAAGCTGCTGGCCCCCAGCGGACGCATCGATGACTTGCGACTGCTGCCGCTCAAGGGTGAACCTCGCGCCGGAACGTACGGCGGCCGGTTCGTCGTCCGGGAAGCGGGCAGCTATGAAATTCGGTTGACCCTCGGCGATGCTTTGGACGAACAGGTTCTACGGCAAAGCGTTCAAGTACGGCTGCCCACGATCGAACTGGAACGCCCGCGTCGCAACGATGCCGAACTGACTCAGTTCGCATCCACGACGGGCGGCGTTTTCTTGCCGATGAATGACGACACCAGCGACGAATCGATCCGTGCCGAACTGATCGGATCGATTCGGCCGCAACCACAAACCACAATCCTGCCCGGCACCCCCGACGTTGACTTTGGTGAACGTCGCAATGTCGTGCTGATGTGGCTGATCGCGACGATGCTGACAATGGAATGGGTCACGCGTCGATTGCACCGCCTGGCCTAA
- a CDS encoding BatA domain-containing protein, which yields MFLYPALTIGFLFVAVPLLVHLINMLRHRKQAWAAMDFLLASYRKQKKWIRLRQLLLLLSRLAVAALLIAMLCGWTGGKGTFGVLGGTTTHHVVVLDDSYSMADSSIGSGTPLVSADNGASAYQRSLGALQDLTRRLASDDGVHQLTVIRASRAAMTTRGGRESADAAADLSVQTVTGDARLINRVMATEASPIRTDLVPALDQVTELINATPADAKYLYVASDFRQRDWGSAERLAQSMRKLDNDVSVRMIDCAAPPGPNLAITDVSPARDVWVAGVPVVIRVTVRNYSSAVAKNVTLSSRVIRYSQDVIAADPTRSFSGEVESLPTMVIEQLAAGEEATKSFQVFVTQTGTHAIEVSLPDDSLAIDNVRTCTLPLSDAEKVLVIDGDIDGRGAYHIASVLDPGSQVRIGAVPDVQPPSFLRSATAESLAAYRAIYLVDVPEIGENAADAISKYVRRGGGLAWFIGPQASSESYNRSLMAQDRHLLPAELMPAIPLPPPTDNQPDIGLGESASLLLAPLQSVGESAFSLVRLTQSWQLRKPALGEDPLPDQPRVRTVLTRRDGLPWVTQHDVGRGRVITVLSGLDGGWSNWPGDPTFVVFLLQSNALLWSGAAPPTQRMVDDPIDQIRSSRDYAAKATYLPASLSPPRIPIEIAATPDDESNQTDDGPDNAMALGDDPRLHFVIAPNEMVIEGQGEVDEVLRPGISEWVFNRTDGRGEVLPVASVIQVGEGDLDRADKADITQQLLPTEVTFVSSSAWSEQNRTAGSSTLMLLLLGLLALFLAAEQALAYWASYHAKPTTQSASHRHRPTPPSNQPSAAGGQA from the coding sequence TTGTTCCTTTACCCAGCCCTGACGATCGGATTTCTGTTTGTCGCGGTGCCATTGTTGGTCCATCTGATCAACATGCTTCGGCATCGCAAGCAAGCCTGGGCCGCCATGGACTTTTTGCTGGCCAGTTATCGCAAGCAAAAAAAGTGGATCCGGCTTCGTCAACTGTTGCTGCTGCTCTCTCGCTTGGCAGTCGCCGCATTGTTGATCGCGATGTTGTGCGGTTGGACAGGCGGCAAAGGAACCTTTGGCGTTCTGGGTGGTACGACGACTCATCACGTGGTGGTGCTGGATGACAGCTACTCGATGGCCGACTCTAGTATCGGGTCCGGCACACCACTGGTATCCGCCGACAACGGCGCGTCGGCCTATCAGCGTTCGCTAGGAGCGCTGCAGGATCTAACACGACGCTTGGCGTCGGATGATGGCGTGCATCAGTTGACGGTCATCCGTGCCAGTCGGGCTGCGATGACCACCCGCGGTGGGCGCGAATCAGCCGACGCCGCAGCCGACCTATCCGTTCAAACCGTCACCGGTGACGCCCGCCTGATCAACCGCGTGATGGCGACTGAAGCGTCCCCGATTCGAACGGATTTGGTACCGGCCTTGGATCAAGTCACCGAGTTGATCAATGCGACACCGGCCGACGCAAAGTACTTGTATGTCGCCAGCGATTTCCGGCAACGCGATTGGGGATCCGCCGAACGTCTGGCCCAATCGATGCGGAAACTCGACAACGACGTCAGCGTTCGGATGATCGATTGCGCCGCACCGCCCGGCCCCAACTTGGCGATCACCGATGTTTCGCCAGCACGTGATGTCTGGGTCGCGGGTGTTCCGGTTGTTATCCGAGTCACGGTTCGAAACTACTCGTCTGCGGTGGCCAAGAACGTCACGTTGTCGAGCCGCGTGATCCGATATTCGCAGGACGTCATCGCCGCCGATCCGACACGTTCGTTCAGCGGCGAAGTCGAATCGCTTCCCACGATGGTGATTGAACAACTGGCCGCAGGCGAAGAAGCGACCAAAAGTTTCCAAGTGTTCGTGACACAAACCGGGACGCATGCGATCGAAGTCTCGCTTCCCGATGACTCACTTGCGATCGACAATGTCCGAACTTGCACGCTGCCGCTGTCTGATGCCGAAAAGGTGCTGGTGATCGATGGTGACATCGATGGACGGGGTGCCTATCACATCGCATCCGTCTTGGATCCCGGCAGCCAGGTTCGAATCGGCGCCGTCCCCGACGTGCAGCCACCGTCGTTCCTACGCTCGGCCACTGCAGAATCTCTTGCGGCCTATCGTGCGATCTATCTGGTCGACGTTCCCGAGATTGGCGAAAACGCGGCCGACGCGATTTCCAAATACGTTCGCCGGGGTGGTGGGTTGGCTTGGTTCATCGGCCCACAAGCCAGTAGCGAATCGTACAACCGATCACTGATGGCCCAAGACCGCCATCTGCTGCCCGCTGAATTGATGCCAGCGATTCCGCTGCCACCGCCGACCGATAACCAGCCCGATATTGGGCTCGGTGAATCCGCATCTCTGTTGCTAGCGCCACTGCAGTCAGTGGGCGAGAGTGCATTTTCGTTGGTGCGGCTAACCCAATCTTGGCAGCTGCGAAAACCTGCGTTGGGCGAAGATCCGTTGCCGGATCAACCGCGCGTGCGGACGGTGCTGACACGGCGAGATGGATTGCCTTGGGTGACCCAGCACGATGTCGGACGCGGTCGTGTCATCACAGTTTTGTCGGGACTCGACGGTGGCTGGTCCAACTGGCCTGGGGATCCAACCTTTGTCGTGTTCCTACTGCAGTCCAACGCGTTGCTGTGGAGCGGTGCGGCGCCACCCACCCAGCGGATGGTCGACGACCCGATCGATCAAATCCGTTCATCCCGCGATTACGCAGCGAAGGCGACCTACCTACCGGCCAGTCTTTCGCCGCCGCGAATTCCGATCGAGATCGCTGCGACACCGGACGACGAATCGAATCAAACCGATGATGGTCCCGACAACGCGATGGCACTGGGCGACGACCCGAGGCTTCATTTTGTGATCGCGCCGAACGAAATGGTGATCGAAGGGCAGGGTGAAGTCGACGAAGTGCTGCGTCCCGGCATTTCCGAATGGGTGTTCAATCGCACCGACGGCCGCGGCGAAGTGTTGCCCGTTGCATCAGTCATCCAAGTCGGCGAAGGCGACTTGGACCGCGCCGACAAAGCCGACATTACTCAACAATTGCTGCCCACCGAAGTCACGTTTGTCAGCAGCAGTGCCTGGAGCGAACAGAACCGCACCGCCGGCAGTTCGACACTGATGCTGTTGTTGTTAGGACTGTTGGCACTGTTCTTGGCCGCCGAACAGGCACTGGCATATTGGGCCAGCTATCACGCCAAGCCAACCACTCAATCGGCCAGTCACCGCCACCGCCCGACACCACCATCGAATCAACCATCCGCCGCGGGAGGACAAGCATGA
- the pgsW gene encoding poly-gamma-glutamate system protein, translating to MKSLYYRSQKISDTAFVSIAMTTLAVLAVVQWCRNETPTALRQQMIEAATQTDASFAAIRHHRSELGHRMLSSQDPTQTGMLGPSMSLVTTLPGHLDAKQTSINPNFAAVAVRLFHDAGVDPGDRVAIGMTGSFPALNIAVLQAARSMDLDVALVSSAASSQFGANHPEMMWPDMERILFDEGLIGQRSLATSLGGFRDAAVGMTDDTRSLLVDSVQRNRGVLLECESVADSIDQRMAMFDRSENGRPVVAYINVGGGSASVGGTKGNDALGSGVILPTQLTALSSEIDSVATRFLKRDIPVINMIEAVSLANRYGLAVQPDVRPNVGEANVYQASEYRRLWAATGILVVLMVTSLAVRPPRRWVAWIQRQKWWSAEEHQPQWMV from the coding sequence ATGAAATCGCTTTACTATCGTTCACAGAAAATTTCGGACACCGCCTTTGTCTCGATTGCGATGACGACACTGGCAGTGCTGGCCGTCGTTCAGTGGTGTCGCAACGAGACACCGACGGCGCTGCGTCAACAGATGATTGAAGCGGCCACGCAGACGGACGCATCCTTCGCTGCGATCCGCCATCATCGCAGTGAATTGGGACATCGAATGCTGTCCAGCCAAGATCCGACGCAAACCGGGATGTTGGGCCCATCGATGTCGTTGGTGACGACGCTGCCCGGACATCTGGACGCCAAACAGACATCCATCAATCCCAACTTTGCTGCGGTCGCCGTTCGGTTGTTTCATGATGCGGGCGTCGATCCCGGCGATCGTGTGGCGATCGGGATGACGGGAAGTTTTCCGGCTTTGAACATCGCTGTGCTTCAAGCTGCTCGCAGTATGGACCTGGACGTCGCTCTGGTCAGTAGTGCAGCGTCCAGCCAGTTTGGTGCCAACCATCCAGAAATGATGTGGCCTGATATGGAACGAATACTGTTCGACGAAGGCCTGATCGGGCAGAGGTCCTTGGCAACTTCGCTAGGAGGTTTCCGCGACGCAGCAGTCGGTATGACCGACGACACACGTTCCTTGTTGGTCGATTCGGTGCAACGAAATCGAGGCGTGCTGTTGGAATGTGAATCGGTGGCTGATTCCATCGATCAACGAATGGCGATGTTCGATCGCTCCGAAAATGGGCGGCCGGTGGTTGCCTATATCAATGTCGGTGGCGGGTCGGCGTCCGTCGGTGGAACGAAGGGGAACGATGCGTTGGGCAGCGGAGTGATCTTGCCGACCCAACTGACTGCGTTGTCATCGGAAATCGATAGCGTCGCCACAAGGTTTTTGAAACGCGACATCCCGGTGATCAACATGATCGAAGCGGTCTCGCTCGCTAATCGCTATGGTTTAGCGGTCCAGCCAGACGTTCGCCCGAACGTCGGCGAAGCGAATGTGTATCAAGCGTCCGAGTACCGCAGGTTATGGGCAGCGACGGGGATTCTAGTCGTATTGATGGTGACCAGCCTGGCAGTGCGGCCACCACGCCGCTGGGTCGCATGGATCCAACGACAAAAATGGTGGTCAGCCGAAGAACACCAACCCCAGTGGATGGTCTAA